In Lutra lutra chromosome 13, mLutLut1.2, whole genome shotgun sequence, one genomic interval encodes:
- the LOC125083841 gene encoding alpha-ketoglutarate dehydrogenase component 4, translated as MMGSKMASASRVVQVVKPHTPLIRFPDRRDNPKPNVSEVLRSAGLPSHSSSISQHSKGSKSPDLLMHQGPPDTAEIIKTLPQKYRRKLVSQEEIEFIQRGGPE; from the coding sequence ATGATGGGCAGCAAGATGGCGTCTGCCAGCAGGGTCGTTCAAGTAGTCAAGCCACATACTCCATTAATAAGATTCCCTGACAGAAGAGACAATCCTAAACCTAACGTATCAGAAGTTTTGAGATCAGCAGGACTACCATCTCACTCTTCTTCAATTTCACAGCATTCTAAGGGAAGTAAATCACCAGATTTGCTGATGCATCAGGGTCCACCAGACActgcagaaataataaaaacattacctcagaaatacagaaggaaacttgtatctcaagaagaaattgaatttatCCAACGTGGAGGTCCGGAATAA